From the genome of Neisseria lisongii, one region includes:
- the glyS gene encoding glycine--tRNA ligase subunit beta, which yields MTTQTLLIELLTEELPPKALNNLGNHFAASVAEGLEKAHLIDGEVKFTAYASPRRLAVQVENVKPVQADQQIVKKGPAVANAMKDGVPTKALEGFARGAGAKIEDLKVIHDGKQDVYAYEYTQTGKPLGGLLEDIINQAVKKLPIPKVMRWGSSTFTFVRPVHSLIVLHGDEIVNVSVLGLQSSNKTLGHRFLSSGEIVIANADSYAAQLKNEGKVVASFAERKTEIQTALNQQAGRLKATVAADDALLDEVTALVEWPVVLEAGFEEDFLNVPQECLILTMQQNQKYFPLLDQNGKLMNRFLLVSNLQTDDPSHIIQGNERVLRARLSDAEFFYKQDQKATLESRLPKLANVVYHNKIGSQADRIERLQTLAAHIAKALGSDAAAAERAARLAKADLVTEMVGEFPELQGTMGKYYARLDGETEEIAAAIEQHYQPRFAGDSLPEGKTATAVALADKLETLVGIWGIGLIPTGDKDPYALRRSALGILRMLMQYDLDAAELVQTAFAAFPQGLLNEKTPAEVAEFMQARLAVLLQNDYPQDIVAAVLAKQPSRLHNLADKLNAVAAFKALPEAAALAAANKRVQNLLKKADAGLGKVAENLLQQDEEQALFAASQALQPKIEAALANNDFQTALSELAAIKPQVDAFFDGVMVMAEDPAVKQNRLNLLNQLAQQMNAVADIALLGE from the coding sequence ATGACAACCCAAACTTTACTTATCGAACTCCTCACCGAAGAACTCCCGCCGAAAGCCCTGAATAATCTCGGCAATCATTTTGCCGCTTCCGTTGCCGAGGGATTGGAAAAAGCCCATCTGATTGACGGCGAAGTAAAATTTACTGCCTATGCCTCGCCCCGCCGTTTGGCCGTGCAGGTGGAAAACGTGAAGCCCGTGCAGGCGGATCAGCAGATTGTGAAAAAAGGGCCGGCGGTTGCCAACGCCATGAAAGACGGTGTACCGACCAAAGCACTGGAAGGTTTTGCCCGTGGAGCGGGGGCGAAGATTGAAGATTTGAAAGTGATTCATGACGGCAAACAAGATGTCTATGCCTATGAATACACGCAGACCGGCAAGCCTTTGGGCGGGTTGCTGGAAGACATTATCAATCAGGCGGTGAAAAAACTGCCGATTCCGAAAGTGATGCGCTGGGGCAGCAGCACCTTTACTTTTGTGCGTCCGGTACACAGCCTGATTGTGCTGCACGGCGATGAAATCGTGAATGTGAGCGTGTTGGGCCTGCAAAGCAGCAATAAAACTTTGGGACACCGTTTCCTGAGCAGCGGTGAAATCGTTATCGCCAATGCCGACAGCTATGCCGCCCAATTAAAAAACGAGGGTAAAGTTGTCGCTTCGTTTGCTGAACGCAAAACCGAAATTCAGACGGCCTTAAACCAGCAGGCAGGCCGTCTGAAAGCAACGGTTGCCGCCGATGATGCCCTGCTGGACGAGGTAACGGCATTGGTGGAATGGCCGGTAGTTTTGGAGGCCGGTTTTGAAGAAGATTTTCTCAATGTGCCGCAAGAATGCCTGATTCTGACCATGCAGCAAAACCAGAAATACTTCCCGCTGCTCGATCAAAACGGCAAGCTGATGAACCGCTTCCTGCTGGTTTCCAATCTGCAAACCGATGATCCGTCGCACATTATCCAAGGTAACGAGCGAGTGTTGCGCGCCCGCTTGAGCGATGCCGAATTTTTCTACAAACAAGACCAAAAAGCGACTTTGGAAAGCCGCCTGCCCAAGCTGGCGAACGTGGTGTACCACAACAAAATCGGTTCGCAGGCCGACCGCATCGAACGCCTGCAAACCCTTGCCGCCCACATCGCCAAAGCCTTGGGATCGGATGCTGCCGCCGCCGAACGTGCCGCACGTTTGGCCAAAGCCGATTTGGTAACCGAAATGGTGGGCGAATTCCCCGAGCTGCAAGGCACGATGGGCAAATACTATGCCCGTTTGGACGGTGAAACCGAAGAAATCGCCGCCGCCATCGAGCAGCACTACCAACCCCGCTTTGCCGGCGACAGCCTGCCCGAAGGCAAAACCGCCACCGCCGTCGCCCTTGCCGATAAGCTGGAAACCTTGGTCGGCATTTGGGGCATCGGTCTGATTCCGACCGGCGACAAAGACCCCTACGCCCTGCGCCGCTCGGCATTGGGCATTCTGCGTATGCTGATGCAGTATGATTTGGACGCCGCCGAACTGGTGCAAACCGCTTTCGCCGCCTTCCCGCAAGGCCTGCTCAACGAAAAAACCCCGGCGGAAGTCGCCGAATTTATGCAGGCACGTTTGGCCGTATTGCTGCAAAACGACTATCCGCAGGACATCGTCGCCGCCGTACTCGCCAAACAGCCGAGCCGCCTGCACAACCTTGCCGACAAACTCAACGCCGTCGCCGCTTTCAAAGCCCTACCCGAAGCCGCTGCCCTTGCCGCCGCCAACAAACGGGTGCAGAACCTGCTCAAAAAAGCCGATGCCGGATTGGGCAAAGTCGCTGAAAACCTGTTGCAGCAAGACGAAGAACAGGCCCTGTTTGCCGCCTCGCAAGCCCTGCAGCCGAAAATCGAAGCGGCCTTGGCAAACAACGATTTTCAGACGGCCTTGTCCGAACTCGCCGCCATCAAGCCTCAGGTCGATGCCTTCTTCGACGGCGTAATGGTGATGGCGGAAGACCCTGCCGTCAAACAAAACCGCCTCAACCTGCTCAACCAACTGGCGCAGCAGATGAATGCGGTAGCAGATATTGCGTTGTTGGGCGAATAA
- the msbA gene encoding lipid A export permease/ATP-binding protein MsbA yields the protein MIEKLTFGLFSKVDTRNFMRLMIYIKPYKLRIFGALLAIFGVALTESYLAAFIAPLVNHGFEAPQALPELSAAGGLIATLQNWKTQFTYMIWGTADKVWIVPLFFISLILIRGICRFASTYLMTWVSVMAISHIRRDMFSKMLLLSSDFHQKTPSGTVLMNMVQMTEVSISNASNVFITLTRDTLIVFGLVCVLLYLNWQLSLIVALMFPLLSLLSRYYRNRLKNIIASSQQSIGTMNNVISEIHQGHRVVKMFGGQERAAQRFSVINNTIVRLGKKITQATAARSPFSELIASVALAVVIFIALWQSQAGYTTIGEFMAFIVAMLQMLSPIKNLANISIPMQSMFLAADGVCGFLDEQPEKDSGTQTLSQVRGRLKFDQVDVQYHEHGKKALDNFNLDIRPGERVALVGRSGSGKTTVVNLLPRFVTATSGSVSIDGININDVKLTNLRTKFALVSQDVFLFDDTLYNNVAYSRPEASEAEVTAAIQAANLQDVINNNPQGIHQPIGANGSQLSGGQRQRVSIARAILKDAPILLLDEATSALDNESERLVQQALERLMTGRTSIIVAHRLSTIEQSDRIIVMDEGKIIEEGSHQELMDKNGYYAALQKMPKLS from the coding sequence ATGATAGAAAAACTGACCTTTGGTTTATTTTCCAAAGTAGATACCCGTAATTTTATGCGGCTGATGATTTATATCAAGCCGTATAAGTTGCGGATTTTCGGCGCTTTATTGGCCATTTTCGGCGTAGCGCTTACCGAAAGCTATCTGGCTGCCTTTATCGCACCTTTGGTAAACCACGGTTTTGAAGCGCCGCAGGCCCTGCCCGAACTCTCTGCCGCAGGGGGGCTGATTGCCACCCTGCAAAACTGGAAAACGCAGTTTACCTATATGATTTGGGGAACGGCGGATAAAGTGTGGATTGTGCCGCTGTTTTTTATCTCGCTGATTCTGATTCGGGGTATCTGCCGTTTTGCCAGCACCTATCTGATGACATGGGTATCGGTGATGGCCATCAGCCATATCCGCCGGGATATGTTCAGCAAAATGCTGCTGCTCTCCTCTGATTTCCACCAAAAAACCCCGTCCGGCACGGTTTTAATGAACATGGTGCAGATGACTGAAGTTTCCATCAGCAATGCCAGCAACGTATTCATTACTCTGACCCGAGATACTCTGATTGTATTCGGATTAGTATGCGTATTGCTTTATCTCAACTGGCAACTCAGCCTGATTGTCGCCCTGATGTTCCCGCTGCTCTCGTTGCTCTCCCGCTACTACCGAAACCGCCTGAAAAACATCATTGCCAGCTCTCAACAAAGCATCGGCACGATGAATAATGTCATCAGTGAAATCCACCAAGGCCACCGTGTCGTCAAAATGTTCGGCGGACAGGAACGTGCCGCACAACGTTTTTCCGTCATCAACAACACCATCGTCCGACTGGGCAAGAAAATTACCCAAGCCACCGCCGCCCGTTCTCCGTTCAGCGAATTAATCGCCTCCGTTGCCCTTGCCGTGGTTATCTTTATCGCCCTGTGGCAAAGTCAGGCGGGTTACACCACCATCGGCGAATTTATGGCCTTTATCGTTGCCATGCTGCAAATGCTTTCCCCGATTAAAAACCTTGCCAACATCAGCATTCCCATGCAGAGCATGTTTCTGGCGGCCGATGGCGTATGCGGTTTTTTAGACGAACAACCCGAAAAAGACAGCGGCACACAAACCCTAAGCCAAGTCAGAGGCCGTCTGAAATTCGACCAAGTCGATGTTCAATATCACGAACACGGCAAAAAGGCCCTCGACAACTTCAACCTCGATATCCGCCCTGGAGAACGGGTTGCCCTAGTTGGTCGGTCCGGTAGCGGCAAAACCACCGTTGTCAATCTTCTACCCCGCTTCGTTACCGCCACTTCAGGCAGCGTATCCATTGATGGCATCAACATCAACGATGTCAAACTAACCAACCTGCGTACCAAATTCGCTCTTGTTTCGCAAGATGTCTTCCTGTTTGACGACACACTTTACAACAACGTTGCCTACAGCCGCCCCGAAGCAAGCGAAGCTGAAGTAACGGCCGCCATTCAAGCCGCCAACCTGCAAGACGTAATCAACAACAATCCGCAAGGCATACACCAGCCCATCGGTGCCAACGGCAGCCAACTCTCCGGCGGCCAACGCCAACGGGTTTCCATCGCCCGCGCCATCTTAAAAGATGCCCCGATTTTGCTGCTCGACGAAGCCACCAGCGCCCTCGACAACGAATCCGAACGCCTCGTCCAACAAGCCCTCGAACGCCTAATGACCGGCCGCACCAGTATTATCGTCGCCCACCGTTTGAGCACCATCGAACAATCCGATAGAATCATCGTGATGGACGAAGGTAAAATTATCGAAGAAGGCAGCCATCAGGAATTGATGGATAAAAACGGCTATTATGCAGCTTTGCAGAAAATGCCGAAGCTATCGTGA
- the glyQ gene encoding glycine--tRNA ligase subunit alpha: MLTFQQIIFKLQTFWADKGCTVLQPFDMEVGAGTSHPATCLRALGPEPWFAAYVQPSRRPKDGRYGDNPNRLQHYYQFQVALKPAPADIQDLYLDSLRELGIDPKIHDIRFVEDDWENPTLGAWGLGWEVWLNGMEVTQFTYFQQVGGIDCSPVLGEITYGIERLAMYLQGVENVYDLVWTKTLDGQTVTYGDVYHQNEVEQSTYNFEYSDAAWLLEQFNHYEAQAKRLLETEDAALALPAYELVLKAGHTFNLLDARGAISVTERATYIGRIRTLSRSVAQKYLASREALGFPLIKNQAA; the protein is encoded by the coding sequence ATGCTGACTTTTCAACAAATTATCTTCAAACTGCAAACTTTCTGGGCCGACAAAGGCTGCACCGTTCTCCAACCGTTCGACATGGAAGTCGGCGCAGGTACGTCCCATCCGGCAACATGCCTGCGTGCGCTCGGCCCCGAGCCTTGGTTTGCCGCCTATGTGCAACCGAGCCGCCGCCCGAAAGACGGCCGCTACGGCGACAATCCCAACCGCCTGCAACACTATTATCAGTTCCAAGTGGCGCTGAAACCTGCGCCTGCCGATATTCAGGATTTGTATCTGGATTCGCTGCGTGAATTGGGCATTGATCCGAAAATACACGATATCCGCTTTGTTGAAGACGACTGGGAAAACCCAACGCTGGGCGCATGGGGTTTGGGCTGGGAAGTGTGGCTCAACGGCATGGAAGTTACCCAGTTCACCTATTTCCAACAAGTCGGCGGCATCGACTGTTCTCCGGTTTTGGGCGAAATCACCTACGGTATCGAGCGGCTGGCAATGTATCTGCAAGGCGTGGAAAATGTGTATGATTTGGTGTGGACCAAAACATTGGACGGCCAAACGGTAACCTACGGCGATGTCTATCATCAAAACGAAGTCGAACAGTCCACCTACAATTTTGAATACAGCGACGCTGCATGGCTGCTGGAACAGTTCAACCACTACGAAGCGCAGGCCAAACGCCTTTTGGAAACCGAAGATGCCGCCCTCGCCCTGCCCGCTTATGAATTGGTACTCAAAGCCGGCCACACGTTCAACCTTTTGGACGCACGGGGCGCAATTTCCGTAACCGAACGGGCAACCTATATCGGCCGTATCCGCACCCTTTCCCGCAGCGTGGCGCAAAAATACCTTGCCAGCCGCGAAGCCCTCGGCTTCCCGCTGATTAAAAACCAAGCGGCATAG
- the fabG gene encoding 3-oxoacyl-ACP reductase FabG codes for MSVQDLSGKIALVTGASRGIGAAVADTLAATGAKVIGTATSESGAAAIGERLAQWGGEGRALNAAEPDSIENLIAEIEKTFGKLDILINNAGITRDNLLMRMKEEEWDEIMQVNLKSVFRASKAVLRGMMKQRAGRIINITSVVGVMGNAGQTNYAAAKAGLIGFAKSMAREVGSRGITVNCVAPGFIDTDMTRALPEETRKMFEAQTSLGRFGEAQDIADAVLFLASDQAKYITGQTLHVNGGMLMP; via the coding sequence ATGAGTGTTCAAGATTTAAGCGGCAAGATTGCTTTGGTAACCGGCGCTTCGCGCGGTATCGGTGCGGCAGTGGCGGATACACTGGCGGCGACGGGGGCGAAAGTTATCGGCACCGCCACTTCCGAAAGCGGTGCGGCAGCCATCGGCGAGCGTTTGGCGCAATGGGGCGGCGAAGGCCGTGCGCTGAATGCGGCCGAGCCGGACAGCATTGAAAATCTGATTGCCGAAATTGAAAAAACGTTCGGCAAACTGGATATTTTGATCAATAATGCCGGTATCACCCGCGACAATTTGCTGATGCGCATGAAAGAGGAAGAGTGGGACGAGATTATGCAGGTCAATCTGAAATCGGTGTTCCGTGCGTCCAAAGCGGTGCTGCGGGGCATGATGAAACAGCGTGCCGGCCGCATTATCAACATTACTTCCGTGGTCGGTGTGATGGGCAATGCGGGTCAGACCAACTATGCAGCGGCGAAAGCGGGGCTGATCGGTTTTGCCAAATCGATGGCACGGGAAGTCGGCAGCCGCGGGATTACGGTAAACTGCGTAGCGCCGGGCTTTATCGATACGGATATGACCCGTGCGTTGCCGGAAGAAACCCGCAAAATGTTTGAAGCCCAAACCTCGCTCGGCCGCTTCGGCGAAGCGCAGGATATTGCCGATGCGGTGCTGTTTCTGGCTTCGGATCAGGCGAAATATATTACGGGTCAGACGCTGCATGTCAATGGCGGTATGCTGATGCCGTAA